One window of Branchiostoma lanceolatum isolate klBraLanc5 chromosome 6, klBraLanc5.hap2, whole genome shotgun sequence genomic DNA carries:
- the LOC136436918 gene encoding kinase D-interacting substrate of 220 kDa B-like, producing the protein MDAVTGSADSVFDEPDTTVSTTGTVELIARQDDHRGTLEVTVVRARLDKTAARKVQDKTRKRNRASHRPGGSCDPYVTVELGETILTTKVARQTYTPMFNDTFQFDLRNTTYDSVLHIRVQNFRTFRKDTPVGEVKLHVGELDLGKVQQYVLKAPVIATRETEGTDDENPHDTDPNINRAEETASLMSTTDGLGTGSRSILPGFKTLRVKDLHTAALVGDMGKVNKFLEAGHDVNEKKTIRLFPQNSADVVSEHEFQEVTPLHCAVVAGKAKIVSRLLRSGADALVRSKDLQSAMHMATWFGHGQILELLLLKYEVEYQQNMKQQGVTGPLSTTTDRLLNWVDPTMRKDLESMVWEASRVDNVAFLNVLVGQLQWTVEDLTIRDREGNTPLHIAVHQRYQSKKFAQALLEMNSDLLHVKNKAGLTVENVAGDDMKFTLMGAAKRVGSLKSDSHFEEDSLGYWVYAKTVADILTDESTTMPITVGIYARWGAGKSFILNQVKHEIDENIAKAQKLREIERYNSKITTKRLRSIPVPPFPFSSCASILAFLFFVATLVGGVLSYMYYRAIFKIVLIVGTISTICTCVIVGYLKRKDVKRILVTLFPGLHWTKRHLQLIGIWLDLLNPPDLETNPPNPGHVKVIHVQFNAWEYSGCSALWAGIVTKLCDEVETEIGPWTTRLYRAIHDKFMASERPPVTGRVWFKLLITAILGTVMIVLAVLFGIRGDTPVLIATSIVEVLCGVALGAGMLKNATKIWSFLRKMAISQRARLMAQTTKPNFDQELGFMAKVKTEVKVVTYLLRYFEAARRKQYRVVVVVDDLDRCPKDRVIKVIEAVGILLSDPNSYFISLLAVDPRIVVKSIEESFGDVMRNANINGYEYLKKIVQLPICLPDPGAEERKRFLWDTAKMSATERKVMAVQRQEAGQARAKQAAKAMVLNSKEKEALSKGLHKLSLLWRHDVAQETSYGSVRMRSTSGKTGLNMYTVGQSGDVITDKNLFLTEAIKSLQKDDVIRYVAGNPRHIRRLFNILCVSVGVLSQRDRLTRFTPKQVARWVLLVEQWPYRMSWIIQYVDDFFQRRELGRWETLQRGIQMHDKLVDIFLERVKGEISTQEEWSHLNPLDDDPEMFELFLTFAPFTVEDMEDLLPYTVNLDLSIRQTIGYARAQTEVKQHKLDQTSLLNEGESSDGLEEEADYLSGASSRQDRPQVSTPSRRSHQVSIHDNHPGPDSDLDVIVEEGPEEVCRNVQRQLSATTDDSTAKDATNNDKPAISNERVDERRENGMLGANNGHSTDDDKEDDPSTETETPSLSDGPAQPGEKEEHDSCADDRSPLLRQSPSLSNESFDDVSEDGEESPSVPFLASISTERESCI; encoded by the exons ATGGACGCGGTAACAGGTTCCGCCGACTCGGTATTTGACGAACCGGACACCACCGTCTCGACTACCGGCACGGTGGAGCTGATCGCCCGGCAGGACGACCACAGGGGCACGCTAGAGGTAACCGTGGTACGGGCCCGGCTAGACAAGACCGCCGCACGTAAGGTACAGGACAAGACGCGAAAAAGAAACCGAGCCAGCCATCGACCTGGCGGTAGCTGTGACCCGTATGTCACAGTTGAACTTGGCGAGACGATTCTGACGACTAAAGTCGCCAGGCAAACTTACACCCCCATGTTCAACGACACCTTTCAGTTCGACTTGAGAAACACCACATATGACTCAgtgctacat ATAAGGGTTCAAAACTTCAGGACGTTCCGAAAGGACACGCCTGTAGGGGAGGTAAAGCTGCATGTGGGCGAGCTGGACCTGGGGAAAGTACAACAGTACGTCCTGAAAGCA CCAGTTATAGCTACCAGAGAAACAGAGGGCACGGATGATGAAAATCCACATGACACCGATCCAAACATCAACAGAGCTGAAGAAACCGCCTCACTCATGTCAACAACG GACGGCCTTGGCAcggggtcaaggtcaattttacCTGGGTTTAAG aCACTCAGGGTGAAAGACCTGCACACTGCCGCCTTGGTTGGAGACATGGGGAAGGTCAACAAATTTCTTGAAGCCGGACATGACGTCAATGAGAAGAAAACGATACGGCTGTTTCCCCAAAAC TCGGCAGACGTTGTCAGTGAGCACGAGTTTCAGGAGGTGACGCCATTGCACTGCGCGGTGGTTGCTGGGAAGGCCAAGATTGTTTCCCGCCTTCTGCGATCTGGTGCTGACGCACTTGTGCGCAGTAAG GATCTCCAGTCGGCCATGCACATGGCCACGTGGTTCGGCCATGGGCAGATCCTGGAGCTCCTGCTGCTCAAGTACGAAGTGGAGTATCAACAGAATATGAAGCAACAAGGAGTCACCGGGCCTTTATCTACAACGACCGACCGACTTCTAAACTGGGTGGACCCAACTATGCGGAAAGATCTG GAAAGCATGGTTTGGGAGGCATCGAGGGTTGACAACGTGGCTTTCCTGAATGTGCTAGTGGGACAGCTGCAGTGGACGGTGGAGGACCTTACGATCAGAGATCGAGAGGGG AATACACCGCTGCACATCGCCGTACACCAAAGGTATCAATCCAAAAAGTTCGCGCAGGCGCTGTTGGAGATGAACTCTGACCTACTTCATGTCAAGAACAAGGCGGGGCTGACGGTGGAAAACGTGGCGGGCGACGACATGAAGTTTACACTGATGGGAGCGGCAAAACGCGTCG GGAGCTTGAAGAGTGACAGCCACTTCGAGGAGGACTCCCTGGGCTACTGGGTGTACGCCAAAACAGTTGCCGACATCCTGACGGACGAGTCCACTACCATGCCCATCACTGTGGGAATCTACGCGCGATGGGGGGCGGGCAAGTCCTTCATCCTCAACCAGGTCAAAC atgaaattgatgaaaatatagcAAAGGCACAAAAACTACGGGAAATCGAGCGTTATAACTCAAAGATAACAACGAAAAGGTTGCGATCCATTCCCGTTCCGCCGTTCCCATTTTCCTCGTGTGCGAGCATCTTGGCGTTCCTGTTCTTCGTGGCAACCCTGGTAGGTGGCGTTCTTTCTTACATGTACTACCGCGCCATCTTCAAGATTGTTCTGATCGTCGGGACCATATCCACCATCTGCACCTGCGTGATTGTCGGGTATCTGAAGAGGAAGGATGTGAAGAGGATTTTAGTGACGCTGTTTCCCGGATTACACTGGACAAAGAGACATCTTCAGCTGATTGGGATCTGGCTGGATCTGCTGAATCCGCCGGATCTCGAGACTAATCCTCCCAATCCTGGCCACGTGAAGGTGATCCACGTGCAGTTCAACGCCTGGGAGTACTCCGGCTGCTCTGCGCTCTGGGCAGGGATCGTCACCAAGCTGTGTGATGAAGTCGAGACAGAAATCGGTCCATGGACGACCCGGTTGTACCGCGCCATCCACGACAAGTTCATGGCGTCAGAGAGACCACCAGTGACGGGGAGGGTTTGGTTCAA GTTGCTGATCACGGCAATTCTGGGGACGGTGATGATTGTGTTGGCGGTGCTGTTTGGTATCAGAGGAGACACCCCCGTTTTG ATAGCGACCAGTATAGTAGAGGTTCTGTGCGGTGTTGCACTCGGAGCTGGAATGTTGAAAAACGCCACGAAGATCTGGTCGTTCCTGAGGAAGATGGCAATCTCGCAGAGAGCTCGGCTGATGGCTCAGACGACGAAACCAAACTTTGACCAGGAGCTGGGGTTCATGGCGAAG GTGAAGACAGAAGTTAAGGTGGTGACATACCTGTTACGGTACTTCGAGGCAGCCCGTCGGAAGCAGTATCGGGTTGTTGTCGTGGTGGACGATTTGGACAGATGTCCGAAAGACAGGGTCATCAAAGTGATTGAG GCGGTGGGCATCCTCCTGTCCGACCCAAACTCTTACTTCATCTCCCTCCTGGCGGTGGACCCCAGGATTGTCGTCAAGAGCATTGAGGAGAgttttggtgacgtcatgaggaACGCCAACATCAACGG GTACGAGTACCTAAAGAAGATAGTTCAGCTGCCCATCTGCCTGCCAGATCCGGGCGCGGAGGAGAGAAAACGCTTCCTGTGGGACACGGCAAAGATGTCCGCCACCGAGCGGAAGGTCATGGCCGTGCAAAGGCAGGAGGCCGGACAAGCAAGGGCGAAGCAGGCAGCAAAA GCAATGGTACTGAACAGTAAAGAGAAGGAAGCTTTGAGTAAAGGGCTGCACAAGCTTTCTCTCCTGTGGCGTCACGATGTGGCACAAGAGACAAGCTATGGctcagtacgcatgcgcagtacaTCTGGCAAGACAGGTCTCAACATGTACACAGTTGGACAGTCGGGTGACGTCATCACCGACAAGAACCTCTTTCTAACGGAGGCCATCAAGAGTCTGCAGAAGGACGACGTCATTCGTTACGTAGCCGGAAATCCACGTCACATCCGGCGCCTCTTCAACATCCTGTGCGTCTCAGTAGGCGTTCTGTCCCAGCGGGATAGGCTGACAAGGTTCACTCCAAAACAG GTTGCACGATGGGTGCTGCTTGTTGAGCAGTGGCCCTACAGAATGAGCTGGATCATCCAGTACGTTGATGACTTCTTCCAAAGAAGAGAGCTCGGGAGGTGGGAGACTCTACAGCGGGGGATTCAGATGCACGACAAACTGGTGGACATCTTCTTGGAGAGGGTCAAAGGTGAGATCAGTACGCAGGAGGAATGGAGCCACCTCAACCCGCTGGATGATGACCCCGAAATGTTCGAGCTCTTTTTGACCTTTGCCCCGTTCACAGTGGAG GATATGGAGGACCTCCTTCCCTACACCGTGAACCTTGACCTCTCGATCCGGCAGACGATTGGCTACGCCCGAGCCCAGACAGAGGTCAAACAACATAAACTGGATCAGACGAGTCTTCTAAACGAGGGCGAGTCATCAG ATGGCCTGGAGGAAGAAGCAGACTATCTCAGTGGAGCTTCTTCAAGACAAGACCGTCCTCAGGTCAGCACCCCGAGTAGACGGTCTCACCAGGTGAGTATCCATGACAACCACCCTGGTCCTGACTCAGACCTTGACGTCATCGTGGAAGAAGGGCCTGAGGAAGTCTGCAGGAACGTCCAGCGGCAGCTGTCTGCGACCACGGACGACTCCACTGCCAAGGACGCCACTAACAACGACAAGCCCGCCATTTCCAATGAACGCGTTGATGAAAGAAGGGAGAATGGAATGTTGGGAGCAAACAACGGCCATTCAACGGACGACGACAAGGAAGACGACCCTTCAACCGAGACGGAAACTCCGTCCCTATCAGACGGACCTGCGCAACCCGGTGAAAAGGAGGAACACGACAGCTGTGCAGACGACAGGTCACCTCTGCTGAGACAGTCGCCATCTTTGTCCAACGAGTCATTTGATGACGTGAGTGAGGACGGAGAGGAAAGCCCATCTGTTCCTTTTCTAGCCTCGATATCAACAGAGCGGGAATCATGTATATAG